One segment of Podarcis muralis chromosome 17, rPodMur119.hap1.1, whole genome shotgun sequence DNA contains the following:
- the ATN1 gene encoding atrophin-1 isoform X2 codes for MFSSTRTKENGDPTSKRMKTRQNKDSMSMRSGRKKETPGPREELRTRGRASPGGVSTSSSDGKAEKSRQTSKKGRVEESMAPKGSKQSRPEEISESEGEDTNAPKKTKTEELPRPQSPSDVDSLDGHSFNDETSSDPRDIDQDNRSTSPSVYSPGSVENDSDSSSVLSQGPARSYHHPPLFPQSPSPAPLAEGLARPPEPNFGLAGDVHPPGPAGSYQPQLEAQASRIFQAQAPPPPTLSANSSSSSSSPSSSTSSSSCTTHVPLYSGANVVQMGPKAVGAGPGLPAPGGREQALGTKHNPPPTTPISLAPVAGGLPPQKTPPNNSPSVLPSSTAAFPHVLANLPPPPALRPLNNMSAASSSPGVAGQALGGHLPPPHGMGQDKSPVPSRYPYAPAPPPPSSSAAQYALPPPSQALPSYSSSYGHSFPQPSSLSVASQPPKYTQPSMPSQPVWSQGPPPYSRPLGNVGSHPPAAFPGQAALHQQQHQHHSHGSGAGGPAAAAAAPQAPGGYPHPLEPGPHHPSHAAYGLRLYPPHGHATYSQAPSASSSSASSSSASSSSSSSSSTTSSSSSSSAPQGTYLGVCSHPQGQNTAAYTFPPPPPPSPAHGAGPPVTSASVTLSTVITTMASASAAPYKTASPPAGPPSVTPYGKRTASPSPTFQPPAPYKPGSPPSSSSSSSSASSFRAATPPGYRLASSPAGGGYKAPSPAPVAPPAAGGMPAPPPPLPPLPLSAAQIKQEPSEEYEPPESPMPPIRSPSPAPKVVDVASHASQSARFNKHLDRGFNSCSRTDLYFVPLDGSKLAKKRADLVEKVRREAEQKAREEKEREREREREKEREREKERELERSVKVAQEGRAVECASLGPVPHRPSFEQGSAVATVPPYLGPDTPALRTLSEYARPHVMSPSNRNHPFYVPLGAVDPGLLGYNVPAIYSSDPATRERELREREARERDLRDRDLRERLKPGFEVKPAELEQLHAVPSATMDPFPRHGGLALQAGPGLHPAFPFHPGLGHLERERLALAAGPALRPDMSYAERLAAERQHAERVAALSNDPLARLQMLNVTPHHHQHSHIHSHLHLHQQDAIHAASASVHPLIDPLASGSHLTRIPYPAGTIPNPLLPHPLHENEVLRHQLFAAPYRDLPGSLSAPMSAAHQLQAMHAQSAELQRLALEQQQWLHAHHPLHGVPLPTQEDYYSHLKKESDKPL; via the exons ATGTTTTCATCCACTCGGACAAAGGAGAATGGGGACCCTACATCCAAAAGAATGAAGACTCGACAGAATAAAGACTCC ATGTCGATGCGGAGTGGTAGGAAGAAGGAGACTCCGGGGCCCCGAGAGGAGCTCAGGACGCGGGGCCGAGCCTCTCCAGGTGGCGTCAGCACTTCCAGCAGTGATGGCAAGGCTGAGAAATCCCGGCAAACGTCCAAG AAGGGTCGGGTGGAGGAGTCCATGGCCCCTAAAGGAAGCAAGCAAAGCCGCCCGGAGGAGATATCGGAGAGCGAAGGAGAGGACACCAATGCCCCAAAGAAAACGAAAACCGAG GAGCTGCCGAGACCTCAGTCTCCCTCAGACGTTGACAGCCTCGATGGCCACAGCTTCAACGATGAGACAAGCAGCGACCCTCGCGACATCGACCAGGACAACCGGAGCACCTCGCCCAGCGTCTACAGCCCTGGCAGCGTGGAGAacgactctgactcctcctcagTGTTGTCCCAGGGGCCGGCCCGCTCCTACCACCACCCCCCACTCTTCCCCCAGAgcccctctcctgcccccctgGCAGAGGGCCTAGCTCGCCCACCAGAGCCAAACTTTGGCCTGGCAGGGGACGTCCATCCTCCGGGCCCCGCCGGCAGTTACCAGCCGCAACTTGAGGCCCAGGCCTCGAGGATTTTCCAGGCGCAAGCCCCGCCGCCTCCCACTCTGTCTGCCAATTCCTCTTCTTCCTCGTCCTCGCCTTCCTcctctacctcctcctcctcctgcacgaCCCACGTCCCCCTCTACTCTGGCGCCAACGTGGTCCAGATGGGTCCCAAAGCAGTTGGCGCAGGGCCAGGCCTCCCCGCGCCAGGCGGGCGGGAGCAAGCCCTTGGCACCAAGCACAACCCGCCCCCGACAACCCCCATTTCCTTGGCCCCGGTGGCGGGGGGCCTGCCCCCTCAGAAAACCCCTCCGAACAACTCCCCCTCGGTCCTCCCTTCCTCCACGGCCGCTTTCCCCCACGTCCTTGCcaacctgcccccgccgcccgctCTGAGGCCCCTCAACAATATGTCGGCCGCCTCCAGCTCCCCGGGGGTGGCGGGGCAAGCGCTGGGCGGGCACCTCCCGCCTCCCCACGGGATGGGCCAGGACAAGTCGCCCGTCCCTTCCCGCTACCCCTacgcccccgccccgcccccgcccaGCTCTTCAGCCGCCCAGTACGCTCTGCCGCCCCCTTCCCAGGCCCTCCCCAGCTACAGCTCCTCCTACGGCCACTCTTTCCCCCAGCCCAGCAGCCTCTCCGTCGCCAGCCAGCCCCCCAAGTACACCCAGCCCTCCATGCCCTCCCAGCCAGTGTGGAGCCAAGGGCCGCCGCCCTATAGCCGCCCCCTGGGCAATGTCGGCTCACACCCTCCGGCCGCCTTCCCGGGCCAGGCAGccctccaccagcagcagcaccagcatcaCAGCCACGGCAGTGGTGCGGGGGGCCCGGCGGCGGCTGCGGCAGCCCCCCAGGCCCCCGGAGGGTATCCCCACCCATTGGAGCCAGGCCCGCACCACCCGTCCCACGCCGCCTATGGCCTCCGCCTCTACCCGCCCCACGGTCATGCCACGTACAGCCAGGCCCCCTCTGCGTCTTCCTCTTCCGCCTCCTcgtcctctgcctcctcctcctcttcttcttcttcttccaccacctcctcttcttcctcctcctctgcaccccAGGGAACGTACCTGGGAGTATGCAGCCACCCCCAGGGGCAAAACACTGCAGCCTACACATTCCCACCGCCGCCACCGCCTTCACCTGCCCACGGAGCCGGACCACCGGTCACCTCCGCCTCCGTCACCCTCTCCACCGTCATCACCACCATGGCCTCCGCCTCGGCAGCCCCCTACAAGACGGCGTCGCCCCCGGCGGGGCCCCCCTCGGTAACCCCCTACGGGAAGCGGACGGCCTCTCCGTCCCCCACCTTCCAGCCCCCGGCCCCCTACAAGCCgggctcccctccttcctcctcctcctcctcttcctcagcgTCCTCGTTCCGTGCAGCCACCCCACCGGGGTACAGGCTGGCCTCTTCCCCGGCGGGCGGGGGATACAAGGCCCCCTCGCCAGCCCCTGTGGCCCCCCCAGCTGCAGGGGGTATGccggcccctccccctcccttgcccCCGCTGCCCCTCAGCGCTGCGCAGATCAAGCAAGAGCCTTCCGAGGAATACGAGCCCCCGGAGAGTCCGATGCCCCCCATCCGGAGCCCCTCGCCAGCCCCCAAGGTGGTGGACGTGGCAAGCCATGCCAGCCAGTCTGCGAg GTTCAATAAACACCTGGATCGCGGCTTCAACTCCTGCTCACGGACCGATCTCTACTTTGTACCACTGGACGGCTCCAAGCTGGCCAAGAAGAGGGCAGATCTTGTGGAGAAGGTgcgcagggaggctgagcagaaGGCCCGGGAGGAGAAGGAGCGTGAAAGGGAGCGAGAgcgagagaaggagagggagagggagaaggaacggGAGCTGGAAAGAAGTGTG AAGGTGGCGCAAGAAGGCCGCGCAGTGGAGTGCGCCTCCCTGGGGCCCGTCCCTCACCGCCCGTCGTTTGAGCAAGGCAGCGCCGTTGCCACAGTCCCCCCCTATCTGGGCCCCGACACGCCGGCGCTCCGCACCCTCAGCGAGTACGCGCGGCCCCACGTCATGTCCCCCAGCAACCGCAACCACCCCTTCTACGTCCCACTGGGCGCGGTGGACCCCGGACTGCTGGGCTACAACGTGCCGGCCATCTACAGCAGCGACCCGGCCACCCGGGAGAGGGAGCTCCGAGAGCGGGAGGCCCGCGAGCGAGACCTCCGGGACCGCGACCTGCGCGAGCGCCTCAAGCCCGGCTTCGAGGTGAAGCCCGCCGAGCTGGAGCAGCTGCACGCCGTGCCCAGCGCCACCATGGATCCTTTCCCGCGCCACGGGGGGCTGGCTCTGCAGGCCGGCCCGGGCCTGCACCCCGCTTTCCCTTTCCACCCGGGGCTGGGCCACCTGGAGAGGGAGCGGCTAGCGCTGGCGGCCGGCCCTGCCCTGCGGCCCGACATGTCCTACGCCGAGCGACTGGCGGCTGAGCGGCAGCATGCTGAAAGGGTGGCCGCCCTGAGCAACGACCCCCTGGCCCGGCTGCAGATGCTCAACGTGACCCCCCATCACCACCAGCACTCCCACATCCACTCCCATCTCCATCTCCACCAGCAGGACGCCATCCACGCAG CTTCCGCCTCTGTTCACCCTCTTATCGATCCACTGGCTTCTGGGTCGCATCTCACCCGGATACCTTACCCAGCTGGTACCATCCCTAATCCGCTCCTTCCTCACCCACTGCATGAAAATGAGGTGCTGCGCCACCAGCTTTTTG CTGCGCCCTACAGAGACCTGCCAGGCTCTCTCTCGGCTCCAATGTCGGCAGCGCATCAGCTCCAAGCCATGCATGCACAGTCAGCAGAGCTCCAGCGCCTGGCCCTGGAACAGCAGCAGTGGCTGCACGCCCACCACCCTCTGCACGGAGTGCCGCTCCCCACCCAGGAGGATTACTACAG TCACCTGAAAAAAGAAAGCGACAAGCCCCTCTAA
- the ATN1 gene encoding atrophin-1 isoform X1: MFSSTRTKENGDPTSKRMKTRQNKDSMEDRVQQKGRNSNSMENKMSMRSGRKKETPGPREELRTRGRASPGGVSTSSSDGKAEKSRQTSKKGRVEESMAPKGSKQSRPEEISESEGEDTNAPKKTKTEELPRPQSPSDVDSLDGHSFNDETSSDPRDIDQDNRSTSPSVYSPGSVENDSDSSSVLSQGPARSYHHPPLFPQSPSPAPLAEGLARPPEPNFGLAGDVHPPGPAGSYQPQLEAQASRIFQAQAPPPPTLSANSSSSSSSPSSSTSSSSCTTHVPLYSGANVVQMGPKAVGAGPGLPAPGGREQALGTKHNPPPTTPISLAPVAGGLPPQKTPPNNSPSVLPSSTAAFPHVLANLPPPPALRPLNNMSAASSSPGVAGQALGGHLPPPHGMGQDKSPVPSRYPYAPAPPPPSSSAAQYALPPPSQALPSYSSSYGHSFPQPSSLSVASQPPKYTQPSMPSQPVWSQGPPPYSRPLGNVGSHPPAAFPGQAALHQQQHQHHSHGSGAGGPAAAAAAPQAPGGYPHPLEPGPHHPSHAAYGLRLYPPHGHATYSQAPSASSSSASSSSASSSSSSSSSTTSSSSSSSAPQGTYLGVCSHPQGQNTAAYTFPPPPPPSPAHGAGPPVTSASVTLSTVITTMASASAAPYKTASPPAGPPSVTPYGKRTASPSPTFQPPAPYKPGSPPSSSSSSSSASSFRAATPPGYRLASSPAGGGYKAPSPAPVAPPAAGGMPAPPPPLPPLPLSAAQIKQEPSEEYEPPESPMPPIRSPSPAPKVVDVASHASQSARFNKHLDRGFNSCSRTDLYFVPLDGSKLAKKRADLVEKVRREAEQKAREEKEREREREREKEREREKERELERSVKVAQEGRAVECASLGPVPHRPSFEQGSAVATVPPYLGPDTPALRTLSEYARPHVMSPSNRNHPFYVPLGAVDPGLLGYNVPAIYSSDPATRERELREREARERDLRDRDLRERLKPGFEVKPAELEQLHAVPSATMDPFPRHGGLALQAGPGLHPAFPFHPGLGHLERERLALAAGPALRPDMSYAERLAAERQHAERVAALSNDPLARLQMLNVTPHHHQHSHIHSHLHLHQQDAIHAASASVHPLIDPLASGSHLTRIPYPAGTIPNPLLPHPLHENEVLRHQLFAAPYRDLPGSLSAPMSAAHQLQAMHAQSAELQRLALEQQQWLHAHHPLHGVPLPTQEDYYSHLKKESDKPL, encoded by the exons ATGTTTTCATCCACTCGGACAAAGGAGAATGGGGACCCTACATCCAAAAGAATGAAGACTCGACAGAATAAAGACTCC ATGGAAGATAGGGTGCAGCAGAAGGGGAGGAACAGCAACTCCATGGAAAACAAG ATGTCGATGCGGAGTGGTAGGAAGAAGGAGACTCCGGGGCCCCGAGAGGAGCTCAGGACGCGGGGCCGAGCCTCTCCAGGTGGCGTCAGCACTTCCAGCAGTGATGGCAAGGCTGAGAAATCCCGGCAAACGTCCAAG AAGGGTCGGGTGGAGGAGTCCATGGCCCCTAAAGGAAGCAAGCAAAGCCGCCCGGAGGAGATATCGGAGAGCGAAGGAGAGGACACCAATGCCCCAAAGAAAACGAAAACCGAG GAGCTGCCGAGACCTCAGTCTCCCTCAGACGTTGACAGCCTCGATGGCCACAGCTTCAACGATGAGACAAGCAGCGACCCTCGCGACATCGACCAGGACAACCGGAGCACCTCGCCCAGCGTCTACAGCCCTGGCAGCGTGGAGAacgactctgactcctcctcagTGTTGTCCCAGGGGCCGGCCCGCTCCTACCACCACCCCCCACTCTTCCCCCAGAgcccctctcctgcccccctgGCAGAGGGCCTAGCTCGCCCACCAGAGCCAAACTTTGGCCTGGCAGGGGACGTCCATCCTCCGGGCCCCGCCGGCAGTTACCAGCCGCAACTTGAGGCCCAGGCCTCGAGGATTTTCCAGGCGCAAGCCCCGCCGCCTCCCACTCTGTCTGCCAATTCCTCTTCTTCCTCGTCCTCGCCTTCCTcctctacctcctcctcctcctgcacgaCCCACGTCCCCCTCTACTCTGGCGCCAACGTGGTCCAGATGGGTCCCAAAGCAGTTGGCGCAGGGCCAGGCCTCCCCGCGCCAGGCGGGCGGGAGCAAGCCCTTGGCACCAAGCACAACCCGCCCCCGACAACCCCCATTTCCTTGGCCCCGGTGGCGGGGGGCCTGCCCCCTCAGAAAACCCCTCCGAACAACTCCCCCTCGGTCCTCCCTTCCTCCACGGCCGCTTTCCCCCACGTCCTTGCcaacctgcccccgccgcccgctCTGAGGCCCCTCAACAATATGTCGGCCGCCTCCAGCTCCCCGGGGGTGGCGGGGCAAGCGCTGGGCGGGCACCTCCCGCCTCCCCACGGGATGGGCCAGGACAAGTCGCCCGTCCCTTCCCGCTACCCCTacgcccccgccccgcccccgcccaGCTCTTCAGCCGCCCAGTACGCTCTGCCGCCCCCTTCCCAGGCCCTCCCCAGCTACAGCTCCTCCTACGGCCACTCTTTCCCCCAGCCCAGCAGCCTCTCCGTCGCCAGCCAGCCCCCCAAGTACACCCAGCCCTCCATGCCCTCCCAGCCAGTGTGGAGCCAAGGGCCGCCGCCCTATAGCCGCCCCCTGGGCAATGTCGGCTCACACCCTCCGGCCGCCTTCCCGGGCCAGGCAGccctccaccagcagcagcaccagcatcaCAGCCACGGCAGTGGTGCGGGGGGCCCGGCGGCGGCTGCGGCAGCCCCCCAGGCCCCCGGAGGGTATCCCCACCCATTGGAGCCAGGCCCGCACCACCCGTCCCACGCCGCCTATGGCCTCCGCCTCTACCCGCCCCACGGTCATGCCACGTACAGCCAGGCCCCCTCTGCGTCTTCCTCTTCCGCCTCCTcgtcctctgcctcctcctcctcttcttcttcttcttccaccacctcctcttcttcctcctcctctgcaccccAGGGAACGTACCTGGGAGTATGCAGCCACCCCCAGGGGCAAAACACTGCAGCCTACACATTCCCACCGCCGCCACCGCCTTCACCTGCCCACGGAGCCGGACCACCGGTCACCTCCGCCTCCGTCACCCTCTCCACCGTCATCACCACCATGGCCTCCGCCTCGGCAGCCCCCTACAAGACGGCGTCGCCCCCGGCGGGGCCCCCCTCGGTAACCCCCTACGGGAAGCGGACGGCCTCTCCGTCCCCCACCTTCCAGCCCCCGGCCCCCTACAAGCCgggctcccctccttcctcctcctcctcctcttcctcagcgTCCTCGTTCCGTGCAGCCACCCCACCGGGGTACAGGCTGGCCTCTTCCCCGGCGGGCGGGGGATACAAGGCCCCCTCGCCAGCCCCTGTGGCCCCCCCAGCTGCAGGGGGTATGccggcccctccccctcccttgcccCCGCTGCCCCTCAGCGCTGCGCAGATCAAGCAAGAGCCTTCCGAGGAATACGAGCCCCCGGAGAGTCCGATGCCCCCCATCCGGAGCCCCTCGCCAGCCCCCAAGGTGGTGGACGTGGCAAGCCATGCCAGCCAGTCTGCGAg GTTCAATAAACACCTGGATCGCGGCTTCAACTCCTGCTCACGGACCGATCTCTACTTTGTACCACTGGACGGCTCCAAGCTGGCCAAGAAGAGGGCAGATCTTGTGGAGAAGGTgcgcagggaggctgagcagaaGGCCCGGGAGGAGAAGGAGCGTGAAAGGGAGCGAGAgcgagagaaggagagggagagggagaaggaacggGAGCTGGAAAGAAGTGTG AAGGTGGCGCAAGAAGGCCGCGCAGTGGAGTGCGCCTCCCTGGGGCCCGTCCCTCACCGCCCGTCGTTTGAGCAAGGCAGCGCCGTTGCCACAGTCCCCCCCTATCTGGGCCCCGACACGCCGGCGCTCCGCACCCTCAGCGAGTACGCGCGGCCCCACGTCATGTCCCCCAGCAACCGCAACCACCCCTTCTACGTCCCACTGGGCGCGGTGGACCCCGGACTGCTGGGCTACAACGTGCCGGCCATCTACAGCAGCGACCCGGCCACCCGGGAGAGGGAGCTCCGAGAGCGGGAGGCCCGCGAGCGAGACCTCCGGGACCGCGACCTGCGCGAGCGCCTCAAGCCCGGCTTCGAGGTGAAGCCCGCCGAGCTGGAGCAGCTGCACGCCGTGCCCAGCGCCACCATGGATCCTTTCCCGCGCCACGGGGGGCTGGCTCTGCAGGCCGGCCCGGGCCTGCACCCCGCTTTCCCTTTCCACCCGGGGCTGGGCCACCTGGAGAGGGAGCGGCTAGCGCTGGCGGCCGGCCCTGCCCTGCGGCCCGACATGTCCTACGCCGAGCGACTGGCGGCTGAGCGGCAGCATGCTGAAAGGGTGGCCGCCCTGAGCAACGACCCCCTGGCCCGGCTGCAGATGCTCAACGTGACCCCCCATCACCACCAGCACTCCCACATCCACTCCCATCTCCATCTCCACCAGCAGGACGCCATCCACGCAG CTTCCGCCTCTGTTCACCCTCTTATCGATCCACTGGCTTCTGGGTCGCATCTCACCCGGATACCTTACCCAGCTGGTACCATCCCTAATCCGCTCCTTCCTCACCCACTGCATGAAAATGAGGTGCTGCGCCACCAGCTTTTTG CTGCGCCCTACAGAGACCTGCCAGGCTCTCTCTCGGCTCCAATGTCGGCAGCGCATCAGCTCCAAGCCATGCATGCACAGTCAGCAGAGCTCCAGCGCCTGGCCCTGGAACAGCAGCAGTGGCTGCACGCCCACCACCCTCTGCACGGAGTGCCGCTCCCCACCCAGGAGGATTACTACAG TCACCTGAAAAAAGAAAGCGACAAGCCCCTCTAA